From the Saccharomyces paradoxus chromosome V, complete sequence genome, the window aagtttGATAATAACATGTAGGTAACTTTTGGAGTAACTCATTCATCATTCTCTTGTATTCTTCATTTACCATTGCATGTGCTTTATACTTGATGGCCAAATCGGTAAAATCATTTACCATAGCATGAGAAAACAAGGAGTCTGGTAACTCTCTTAAATACATCTTGAAACACCCTGCAATAGCATTCACTTCAAACCATCTATCATCTTCTAATGTAAAGGAATTATCAGTTGCGCCTTCTTCGTCAAATGCGTTCTTCAATGCATTTATACTGCCGATTGAACCAGGAATTCTGTACAACCCCACTTCATCTAGCCCACGTAGCTCAACCTCCTCTAATAATTTCACAACAATTGTAGGTATCAAAGTGTTCTCTCTTTCACAAACGTCTTCTAATGGTAccccaaaaattttattatgGGTTTTAcctttatattttttcgAATGGAATGAGAATCTTTTAGAAGCCTTGATCATTTTGATCCATTCGCTGAGGTCATTAGAGCTAGCCGTTTGAATCAGATATTCGTGGCCATTTTGCATAACTATCTTAAATGCATAATAGTAGGCTGGAATATTCCTATGATTAATTATTTCCATTATtgatttgatttcaaaCGTCTTTAAACTATAACTAGGTTTCAAGTCGTGTAGCTGCATGGAATCGACCTCTGGAAGTATAGTTGGTAAAATGGATTTGTTACTTGAAACTTCTTGTGCCAATATACTGTTTAATGAATAATTAGAACTTGATGTGTTGAATCCACCGATTGAAAATGGTCTCCTGAAAAACCCACcgatttttttactaacaCCATTGTGGCTGGAATTTGATACTACTGATGATCTACTTGTGGAGAATGACGCTCTTGAATCTCTCCTATTCCTTGCCGAATTACTATTTTCCATAACACTGACTAGAGAAGATGTTTGAGCGGTATTCTTATTGATACTATAGTTATGGTCGTTGTCACCATGATTACCAGGGATAATAACTGActttctgtttttcttcGGAACGGCCTGGTGTAAAGCAGCGGAATTCTTCaagatcttttcttgatcgAGTAAAACCTCTAATTTTCTAGCTTCtctcttgattttttcaatttcattgactaaaatttcattaaatATTCCCTGCTCTTGAAACCTCTCCGATACGGCTTCTGATTCTGATACTTTTTTAGTCTTCTTTCTGTATACTTTATTTAgatcttcaaaattattgaacAGAATACGACCAAAAGTAGTTCTTTTCGACGAATTTTCGTCACTCAGTTCAAGATCAAGTGGAAGCTCTCTTTCGTTAGGAATTAAATCCAATACGTTGGATATTATGTTGTTAACAAATCTCCTCTTGTCAAAATTGATAAGTTTTGAATTAGTGATACTCATATTAGGGACAAACTGGGATATTTCTAGTAACCTTGAGATGAACCAACCAGGACAGGGGCATAAATTTTTGCAGTTTTTGCTGAAGACATCATCGATCTCAATAAACCTCTTTATGTGTACGTCATCTATCTTCTCTAAGACGTTACTGATCGATCTTAGAATTTGGGTTCCTTTAGTGGTGTCTGAAAGTTTTTCAGAAGCTTTGATCCACGAAAGTTCATAGTTTCTTGACTCTGGTGAGATTATGGCATGCGCAATAGCAGTTTCAATAAAAGCTGGAATATGTGGACATATAGCATGGGGactttcatcttcctctgaATCGAATAAATCTAAACTTCCGTTTTTCCAGCGGATATAATTCAATATTTGTAAAATAACTTTACAAGTGATTAACCTTTCACTACTGTTCTTGTTGACGTTTGAAATTTCCATAAGGAAAAATGTGGTTAGACTCATGTGCAACTTTACCAACAGTTTTATAGATTGGGGTagtctttcaaaaaaaagactatCCTTACCACTGTTATCCTTAAGGATCAGTGTAGAAATCCATGTAAAAAGATTGGAAATTTCAAACTCGTGCAACTGTAAATATCCAGGGTTTATTAGTTTGCTTGACTTGAAATGTAACGGatagttgaaaaaagaaactaaagattcttttgaaagCAATTCCAGCTCTTGGAAAAGAACTATCCAATCCTTCTTAGGAACTAAATTGAACTTCTTGGAAATAAAGTTATCCAACTGGTAGATCCACCCCAGTATATCTTCATAATTGGTCGAGCGtaatttttggaaagacCTGATCATGTCATCGTTGAAGGAAGAATCATCAATGATGCTGTTAAGATCTGTAAAGGAGAACGTATTAAAGGAATTCAAACTGTCAGTTATTCTCCTCTGGGTCCTATTGACACCGATAGGTCTGTACAGCTGCTTTTGGTATGCTGATTTGATACCATGAAATAGGTCAGTTAGCGTAGTCAATAAATTCTCTGTTTCAAtcacaaaattttctgatgGGCCTTTCTGTAACTTTGAGTTGGCAATCCGTGTAGGCCATTCAGTAGATACTTCTTgttccattatttttataatatcCAACAAAGTGGAGTTGCTGGATAAATCGTCCGTGAAGTCAGAGTAGTGATTTTTTACTAAATGTAGTATAGCTTCAGCGGCGCCGATTTGGATTTTAGCCATATAAATAAgatttatattttcatcatcagttACTTTCATATCCCATAGAGGAAAATTTTGGTCGTATAATGACGAAGAAACCAAATTGGTGTCCTCatttatcttcattttggAATCATCATTGCGATCCAAAATCTTGGAAATTGACACGCTGCAACTTTTGGCACCAACATACCGTTTTGCCATATTTTCTAATACTGCAGTTGTAGTAGTAAAGCTTTTATAAGTGTTGAAGAATGTTTCTGtgaaaatatcattgtCCATAGTTAGTTTAACGAATGCATAATCTAGTAATCCTATATTATCATCGCAAAGCCCCCTACTAGAATGACTTCTTTGCCtttgatgataataataattctCAAGGTCTTTAGTATCTACCAACTTCGAGAAGATATTTGTAGTTAATACTAGTAAatcaaaaatcttttctAGTGAAGATGATTTCAATACCACATGAATAATGGATTCTTTTAGTGAATCTGATACTTGACcgatattattgaaaaaatccatATTTTCTAAGGTCTTACTCAGTCTTCCAGTGGTATCCATGGAATCTCTCACCTTTTGGTTTGGAGTAGCGGAATTATTGATGAGCATGGAAGAGTGTTGTGAAAATCTCTTTGGTGTTTCTATAACCATACTAGCAGGACGAGACTTACCATCATTATCGTATACAGATTTGAATATCAACTCATCTGATATATGGAACACATCCATATCAATATTAAACACATCTCTGA encodes:
- the BEM2 gene encoding GTPase-activating protein BEM2 (Rho GTPase activating protein (RhoGAP)~similar to YER155C), which encodes MKGLLWSKNRKSSTTSTSSSSTSTSQKTTTASTASSSSPSSSSQTIRNSTNAVPPYMHSHHHHGQGHSHHRGEDSNRDKRKSSVFAPSKQYASTSSSQVNLGMYHSDTNTRSSRSIASTLKDDSPSVCSEDDISNSSSQKSNAQDETPMAYKKSAHSKDSLLPSRSSSLSPPQSRCSTGTALEKSLNTPGISNKGNNNSNNNNSNNNNSNNSNETEPKQRNVIHLNSENYDTTVFKTGWVNKSHGQTVATNYNSSMTASSSSSSSSSQNLRNDAYSRNRESRFYGSDGSSLKNDDSNTSTAINSGNDVASARSSMALDPQMLVPDYRLYRAQLKGCVLNLYKSGLNSNIKFFDPTLPASNSNIANENHQQKKQQANSQAQAEAQHQKQPFDQMGEPITLELKYLSEIYPHPDLRLDNDGKILSGTIESLCHAVLFYPGTKHSDVSNEKSLSKAHRTVINLLLMFPLLDHFIKFLKIFNQFGLSFTKNKSRLTSNSTQFYNITPAVDDSMTQRLALTAKTILDVFPGFLLDEPMLKTIISLLDTISLHNDEISNNLKIQIANKHNELMKLTAFSRSLPMATSSTHELEIILDPSHFLSLDVRTLADEVHHINLKFDKVWAPKFDYSLLYDSKFINRRIVSLNPLVFNNDQNVHFLGRLLVSHLFPTNPAFSKKVTPKVRAELLDKWVQIGCRFEHLGDMVSWLAVATIICSIPVLRSSSWKYVPDQSLKTIFKDWVPTIIQLERRQRTSKSTSSVFILAPPNLDDDFTRSNVISYFGDLLIHADDLPSDTKFKYLEKKINRTKNAFHKWQQRLQAIDSMRNKTSSTENVRGNDSPTSVVYQLWKFHLSQPPLNIEGIMKLSVQHEPPVIDQKAYSTIGSQRSALVTGSYLPILFNELFPNYSLFPKNTLVGAASDAKLPPPRSSARLSKSLSISEPISIASNSQMTGSFTNDGAPSSNDNNKVTGVGKIDGPVIKEMSSKQSNKQRLLKSVRDVFNIDMDVFHISDELIFKSVYDNDGKSRPASMVIETPKRFSQHSSMLINNSATPNQKVRDSMDTTGRLSKTLENMDFFNNIGQVSDSLKESIIHVVLKSSSLEKIFDLLVLTTNIFSKLVDTKDLENYYYHQRQRSHSSRGLCDDNIGLLDYAFVKLTMDNDIFTETFFNTYKSFTTTTAVLENMAKRYVGAKSCSVSISKILDRNDDSKMKINEDTNLVSSSLYDQNFPLWDMKVTDDENINLIYMAKIQIGAAEAILHLVKNHYSDFTDDLSSNSTLLDIIKIMEQEVSTEWPTRIANSKLQKGPSENFVIETENLLTTLTDLFHGIKSAYQKQLYRPIGVNRTQRRITDSLNSFNTFSFTDLNSIIDDSSFNDDMIRSFQKLRSTNYEDILGWIYQLDNFISKKFNLVPKKDWIVLFQELELLSKESLVSFFNYPLHFKSSKLINPGYLQLHEFEISNLFTWISTLILKDNSGKDSLFFERLPQSIKLLVKLHMSLTTFFLMEISNVNKNSSERLITCKVILQILNYIRWKNGSLDLFDSEEDESPHAICPHIPAFIETAIAHAIISPESRNYELSWIKASEKLSDTTKGTQILRSISNVLEKIDDVHIKRFIEIDDVFSKNCKNLCPCPGWFISRLLEISQFVPNMSITNSKLINFDKRRFVNNIISNVLDLIPNERELPLDLELSDENSSKRTTFGRILFNNFEDLNKVYRKKTKKVSESEAVSERFQEQGIFNEILVNEIEKIKREARKLEVLLDQEKILKNSAALHQAVPKKNRKSVIIPGNHGDNDHNYSINKNTAQTSSLVSVMENSNSARNRRDSRASFSTSRSSVVSNSSHNGVSKKIGGFFRRPFSIGGFNTSSSNYSLNSILAQEVSSNKSILPTILPEVDSMQLHDLKPSYSLKTFEIKSIMEIINHRNIPAYYYAFKIVMQNGHEYLIQTASSNDLSEWIKMIKASKRFSFHSKKYKGKTHNKIFGVPLEDVCERENTLIPTIVVKLLEEVELRGLDEVGLYRIPGSIGSINALKNAFDEEGATDNSFTLEDDRWFEVNAIAGCFKMYLRELPDSLFSHAMVNDFTDLAIKYKAHAMVNEEYKRMMNELLQKLPTCYYQTLKRIVFHLNKVHQHVVNNKMDASNLAIVFSMSFINQEDLANSMGSRLGAVQTILQDFIKNPNDYFKQ